A single Scleropages formosus chromosome 4, fSclFor1.1, whole genome shotgun sequence DNA region contains:
- the cd74b gene encoding CD74 molecule, major histocompatibility complex, class II invariant chain b, whose product MAEVQNEPLLGAPGGETVVTVRSADGDSAANKKAFKVAGFTVLACLLIAGQAISVYFVLNQRNKLGDLEQSFSKQLHHKPSGPSSYEKVNVPINSMPMMMDDTIDQDDKKGPSLGPMQKPKCLREAMLTSHGHRPQCDMDGNYLPMQCQNKYCWCVDENGIPIPGSKGVGVVQCAGNNAAGEMAMSSFGELTEE is encoded by the exons ATGGCAGAAGTGCAGAACGAGCCGCTCCTCGGAGCTCCGGGAGGGGAGACCGTGGTCACCGTGAGGAGTGCGGACGG TGACTCCGCCGCTAACAAGAAGGCGTTCAAGGTGGCAGGTTTCACCGTGTTGGCCTGTCTGCTCATTGCTGGCCAGGCCATCTCGGTCTACTTTGTCCTCAACCAGAGGAACAAACTGGGGGACCTGGAGCAAAGTTTCAGCAAGCAGCTCCATCACAAGCCCTCAG GGCCTTCTAGCTACGAGAAGGTGAACGTCCCCATTAACAGCATGCCCATGATGATGGACGACACCATTGACCAGGATGACAAGAAA ggcCCATCACTCGGACCCATGCAAA AACCCAAGTGTCTGCGGGAGGCGATGTTGACAAGCCACGGCCACCGTCCCCAATGTGACATGGATGGCAACTACCTGCCCATGCAGTGCCAGAACAAGTACTGCTGGTGTGTAGATGAGAACGGGATTCCAATCCCCGGCTCCAAGGGTGTCGGCGTTGTCCAGTGTGCAGGTAACAACG CCGCAGGCGAGATGGCCATGTCCAGCTTTGGGGAGCTGACCG aggaatAA
- the LOC114910444 gene encoding SLC35A4 upstream open reading frame protein-like, translated as MANDKDPVRQLKDLAHLKGQLEDIQKRVENEVQAGVPPGGSLLASPFLKGFLGGYIVAKLRSSALLGVILGTCTGIYAAQNFDVPNIETTLRDYIQSIKKGTK; from the exons ATGGCGAACGACAAG GACCCCGTGAGGCAGCTGAAGGATCTTGCACACCTGAAAGGCCAACTGGAGGACATCCAGAAGCGAGTGGAGAACGAAGTGCAGGCTGGAGTCCCGCCG GGTGGCAGTCTGCTGGCATCGCCCTTCCTGAAAGGCTTCCTGGGAGGCTATATTGTGGCCAAGCTGCGCTCCTCTGCACTCCTGGGTGTCATACTGGGAACCTGCACTGGAATTTATGCAGCACAGAACTTTGATGTTCCCAACATTGAAACAACGCTGAGAGATTATATTCAGTCCATTAAAAAAGGCACCAAATGA